A stretch of the Neochlamydia sp. AcF84 genome encodes the following:
- a CDS encoding ISAs1 family transposase gives MQITIVGIKGNQSHLKAEAYNFFEQAKAVNYQGVEGITREETHEKNRGRIESRHVCVVNALQWLPQREKWHLQSMIEIRSERKVADKVEQAIRYYGSSRKAGAKEFAKWIRAHWTIENSLHHVMDVVFKEDASLSDVGFSAENMALIRRLAVNVIRTMDSGRGITDARRNATYAPNYLRGLLGKVFIK, from the coding sequence ATTCAAATAACTATAGTAGGAATTAAAGGTAACCAAAGCCATCTTAAAGCAGAAGCGTATAACTTCTTTGAGCAAGCAAAAGCAGTTAATTACCAGGGAGTAGAGGGAATAACTCGAGAGGAAACCCATGAAAAAAATCGTGGTCGCATAGAAAGTCGTCATGTGTGTGTAGTCAATGCTTTACAGTGGCTTCCTCAACGGGAGAAATGGCATTTGCAGTCCATGATTGAAATACGTTCTGAACGGAAGGTAGCAGATAAAGTAGAACAAGCTATCCGCTATTATGGATCTAGCCGAAAAGCAGGGGCCAAAGAATTTGCCAAGTGGATTCGAGCGCACTGGACGATAGAAAATAGTTTGCACCATGTAATGGACGTGGTTTTTAAAGAAGATGCTTCATTAAGTGATGTAGGCTTTAGTGCTGAAAACATGGCTTTAATCAGACGCTTAGCTGTTAATGTAATAAGAACCATGGATTCTGGCCGAGGGATTACCGATGCTAGGCGAAATGCTACTTATGCACCTAATTATCTGAGAGGATTACTAGGTAAGGTGTTTATCAAATAA
- a CDS encoding IS630 transposase-related protein, whose translation MVYSHDLRKKALNYIENGGSMATASEVFGVTVRTLTNWIKRKKQGCLAPKKRRQSPSKIDSEKLKLYIKQNPDAYLREIAEAFGVTITAVFYACKRLKITLKKRHPSTRKEMRISEKNLDKS comes from the coding sequence ATGGTATATTCACACGATTTAAGAAAAAAAGCTTTGAATTATATAGAAAATGGCGGCTCAATGGCCACAGCTAGTGAGGTGTTTGGTGTAACAGTTCGCACGTTAACCAACTGGATTAAGCGAAAAAAACAAGGTTGTCTTGCTCCTAAAAAAAGACGACAGAGCCCCAGTAAAATAGATAGTGAAAAGCTAAAATTATATATAAAACAAAATCCTGATGCCTACCTTAGGGAAATAGCTGAGGCATTCGGAGTGACGATAACTGCAGTTTTTTATGCCTGTAAAAGACTGAAAATCACTTTAAAAAAAAGACACCCTTCTACAAGGAAAGAGATGAGAATAAGCGAGAAGAATTTAGACAAAAGCTAG